A genomic window from Carassius auratus strain Wakin chromosome 19, ASM336829v1, whole genome shotgun sequence includes:
- the LOC113119915 gene encoding antigen peptide transporter 2-like, with the protein MVYSCSMRNFLVLACIICLDLIIVYSLDLGGTLFTSRTNFDYNLLRQWAESGLRFTMLYAGSVLYKDAAHLLNRRWILIHCFIGSVYETGRSVLFDNSRLDKLNSWLVGTVAAALACVFWEITLPDTNGESNGKERKQKARVLFIRVIRLYKPDYILLFGAFVFLALAVLFEMFIPLYTGEVIDILGSDYQWDNFKLAIILMGLFSLGSSLSAGCRGGLFTCAIYSFIRRIKVQLFGSLVRQDIGFFETIKTGDITSRLSKDTELMGDAVALNVNVLLRTLIKTMGMLYLMLSLSWKLTLLMLMETPVTGFLQNIYDTHYQRLSKEVQDSIAQANDAAGEAVSGIRTVKSFRTEFGETHLYNVHLMQTHNLKTRRDTVRAIYLLVRRMTEVGMKVAMLYYGRLFIQYGQMTTGNLVSFILYQSDLGDNIRTLIYIFGDMLNSVGAAGKVFEYMDRKPEVSIDGDLQPSDLKGHISFQNLTFSYPRRPDHNVLKNFSVELKPGQMTALVGMSGGGKSTCVSLLERFYQYQQGQILLDGQPLQNYQHKYLHSKIAMVGQEPVLFSGTVRDNIAYGLPGCSMERVKEAASKANAHAFISNMEKGYETDVGERGNLLSGGEKQRIAIARALIRQPQVLILDEVTSSLDTESEQMVQQALACCPTQTLLVIAHRLKTIERADQIVVIDSGEVVELGTHQELMDKKGSYYKLRERLFTDENTANQDNEKSDTIKA; encoded by the exons ATGGTTTATTCATGCAGCATGAGGAACTTTTTGGTGTTAGCGTGTATAATATGTTTAGACTTAATAATAGTTTACAGTCTGGATCTCGGAGGAACTTTGTTTACGTCTCGTACTAATTTCGACTATAATCTATTACGGCAATGGGCTGAATCTGGACTACGATTCACAATGCTGTACGCGGGATCTGTTTTATATAAAGATGCAGCCCATCTCTTAAACAGGAGATGGATTTTAATCCACTGTTTTATTGGCTCGGTATACGAAACCGGACGCTCGGTTCTGTTTGACAACTCTCGCCTTGATAAATTAAATTCGTGGCTTGTCGGTACCGTCGCTGCTGCTTTAGCTTGTGTGTTTTGGGAGATAACGCTGCCTGACACGAATGGAGAGAGTAACGGTAAAGAGCGCAAACAGAAGGCTCGAGTCCTCTTCATCCGGGTCATCCGTCTCTACAAGCCAGACTACATATTGTTGTTTGGTGCTTTTGTCTTTCTGGCCTTAGCTGTTTTAT ttgagaTGTTCATCCCACTGTACACTGGAGAGGTGATTGATATCTTGGGTTCCGATTACCAGTGGGATAACTTCAAGTTAGCTATTATTCTCATGGGATTATTCTCATTGGGAAG TTCTCTCAGTGCTGGATGTCGTGGAGGCCTTTTCACATGTGCCATCTATAGCTTCATACGGAGAATCAAGGTACAACTGTTTGGGTCCCTTGTCAGGCAGGACATTGGCTTCTTTGAGACTATAAAGACAG GGGATATCACTTCTAGACTCTCCAAAGACACTGAACTGATGGGCGACGCAGTGGCTTTGAATGTAAATGTCCTTCTGCGGACTCTGATTAAGACCATGGGCATGTTGTATCTGATGCTGAGCCTCTCATGGAAGCTTACACTTCTGATGCTGATGGAGACGCCGGTGACAGGCTTTCTGCAGAACATATATGACACACATTATCAG AGGCTGTCAAAAGAAGTCCAGGACTCCATTGCACAAGCCAATGACGCGGCTGGGGAGGCGGTGTCAGGAATCAGGACAGTAAAGAGTTTCAGGACAGAATTTGGTGAAACCCATCTCTATAATGTCCATTTGATGCAAACCCACAATCTGAAGACCCGCCGGGACACAGTCAGAGCGATTTACCTGCTAGTTAGGCGG ATGACAGAAGTGGGAATGAAGGTGGCCATGCTTTACTATGGGAGACTCTTCATCCAGTATGGACAGATGACCACAGGGAATCTCGTCTCTTTCATCCTCTATCAATCCGACCTTGGAGACAATATTAGG ACTTTGATCTATATCTTCGGAGACATGCTGAACTCAGTGGGTGCAGCTGGTAAGGTGTTCGAGTACATGGACCGAAAGCCTGAAGTCAGTATTGATGGAGACCTGCAGCCTAGTGATCTGAAAGGACACATCAGCTTTCAGAACCTCACCTTCTCGTATCCCAGAAGACCCGACCACAATGTGTTAAAG AACTTCTCTGTGGAGTTGAAGCCGGGTCAGATGACGGCTCTGGTGGGAATGTCAGGAGGAGGGAAGAGCACCTGTGTGAGTCTCCTGGAGAGATTTTACCAGTATCAGCAGGGACAGATTCTGTTAGACGGACAACCACTGCAGAACTACCAGCACAAATACTTGCACAGCAAG ATAGCGATGGTGGGTCAGGAGCCTGTACTTTTCTCCGGCACTGTACGAGACAACATCGCCTATGGTCTGCCCGGCTGCTCAATGGAGAGAGTAAAGGAGGCTGCCAGCAAAGCCAATGCTCATGCCTTCATCTCAAACATGGAAAAAGGCTACGAGACAG ATGTGGGAGAGCGTGGTAATCTGCTCTCAGGAGGTGAGAAACAACGCATCGCTATCGCCAGAGCACTGATCAGACAACCTCAGGTGCTCATTCTGGATGAAGTCACCAGCTCTTTAGACACTGAAAGTGAACAAATG GTTCAACAGGCCTTGGCCTGCTGCCCCACTCAGACCTTGCTTGTGATCGCTCATAGGCTGAAGACCATCGAGAGGGCGGATCAGATCGTGGTGATTGACAGCGGTGAGGTGGTGGAGCTGGGGACACATCAGGAACTGATGGACAAGAAAGGAAGTTACTATA